In Paenibacillus algicola, a genomic segment contains:
- the ylbJ gene encoding sporulation integral membrane protein YlbJ gives MPIKKLGFPIFTALMLSLILLMAIFPESALQAAVRGLSIWWDVLFPSLFPFFVISEVLLGFGVVHLIGTLLDPWMRPLFRIPGCGGFVAAMGYVSGYPVGAKLTAKLWEQKMITREEGERLVAFTTSSDPIFLIGAVSVGFFHSTELALILAIAHYGSGLLVGLLMRFHGDQSSSSSPAQKHSMKGSRLKRAVLDMHAARSADGRPLGVLLTEAIQSSLQLMVVVGGLVVFFSVFLELWTQAGVLSAINAVLGQLLLAVGAPEQLSMALMGGLFEVTLGAKYAGGAGEAVPLIYKAAVAAFVLSWGGLSVHAQIASILHSTNLRYLPFMGARLLHGAMAFTAVLILWGPFMGEAEPVFTPVPVSDGALSGYTHYMAWFSLLLTLLLGVVIMTEAVYWISRKLRKLKS, from the coding sequence ATGCCTATTAAAAAGCTCGGATTTCCTATATTTACGGCCTTGATGCTCAGCCTCATCCTTCTGATGGCAATATTTCCGGAGTCTGCTCTGCAAGCTGCGGTACGCGGACTTTCCATATGGTGGGACGTTCTGTTTCCCTCCCTCTTTCCGTTCTTCGTCATCTCGGAGGTGCTGCTTGGCTTCGGCGTGGTCCATCTGATCGGCACCCTTCTGGATCCCTGGATGAGGCCCTTATTCCGCATTCCCGGCTGCGGCGGCTTCGTCGCCGCTATGGGCTACGTGTCCGGCTACCCGGTAGGCGCCAAGCTGACGGCCAAGCTGTGGGAGCAGAAGATGATTACGCGGGAAGAAGGAGAGCGCCTGGTCGCGTTCACCACCTCCTCAGATCCTATTTTTTTAATCGGCGCTGTCTCTGTCGGCTTTTTTCACAGCACCGAGCTGGCACTCATTCTGGCGATCGCTCATTACGGAAGCGGACTGCTCGTCGGATTGCTGATGCGATTTCATGGCGATCAAAGCTCGTCCTCTTCTCCCGCGCAGAAGCACAGCATGAAGGGCAGCCGCCTTAAGCGCGCCGTCCTGGACATGCATGCGGCCAGAAGCGCTGACGGTCGGCCGCTGGGTGTGCTGCTGACAGAAGCCATTCAGTCCTCGCTGCAGCTGATGGTGGTCGTTGGCGGACTCGTCGTTTTCTTTTCTGTATTTTTGGAGCTTTGGACCCAGGCTGGTGTTCTGTCTGCGATCAATGCGGTGCTTGGCCAGCTGCTGCTGGCAGTGGGCGCTCCCGAGCAGCTCAGCATGGCCCTTATGGGAGGCTTATTCGAGGTCACACTGGGGGCTAAATATGCTGGAGGCGCTGGCGAAGCTGTACCTTTGATCTATAAGGCTGCCGTGGCTGCTTTCGTGCTGTCGTGGGGAGGCCTTTCGGTGCATGCCCAAATTGCCAGTATCCTTCATTCCACCAATCTGCGTTACTTGCCCTTTATGGGGGCCAGGCTTCTTCATGGGGCCATGGCTTTCACCGCCGTGCTGATCTTATGGGGTCCATTTATGGGAGAAGCCGAGCCTGTATTCACGCCAGTTCCTGTTTCTGATGGGGCTCTGAGCGGTTATACCCATTACATGGCCTGGTTTAGCCTGCTGCTCACATTGCTGTTAGGTGTTGTGATTATGACAGAGGCGGTGTATTGGATCTCGCGTAAATTGCGCAAATTGAAATCGTGA
- a CDS encoding O-methyltransferase, with protein MIRLEQLSLARQLDLVFKELEEELAGLNSGTVFVQIRNNVIGKFGIRHNPLAGRNGVIIPAGCGLTPVQQSSFRSMALESLNHKRRWTHGEISYEFTIQQGIVLVDAVLESNYNMANMMIRYSRPAVSDAAAEY; from the coding sequence ATGATAAGATTAGAGCAGTTATCTCTTGCAAGGCAGCTGGATCTCGTGTTTAAGGAGCTGGAGGAGGAATTGGCCGGACTGAACTCAGGTACCGTGTTTGTGCAAATACGAAACAATGTCATTGGCAAATTCGGTATTCGCCATAATCCGCTTGCAGGCCGGAACGGTGTAATAATACCAGCGGGCTGCGGCTTGACACCGGTGCAGCAAAGCTCTTTTCGCAGCATGGCACTTGAGAGCCTGAATCATAAGCGTCGCTGGACCCATGGCGAGATCAGCTATGAGTTCACCATTCAGCAAGGCATCGTGCTCGTGGATGCGGTACTGGAATCTAATTACAACATGGCTAACATGATGATTCGTTATAGCAGGCCGGCTGTATCCGATGCAGCTGCAGAATATTGA
- a CDS encoding SCO family protein — protein MSNLLQKYKWTWLILAVCLIAAGALLFSTLGIGKSKLPVMGQVADFQMENVDGSTVTLDDTKGKVRLMYFYFTSCPDVCPPTTMVLSQVQNELKKEEGLFGEKAAILSFSFDPETDTPEKIKAFGDQFFADYSGWYFLRGDQEETRDLMQGSFKIPLIGNETSNFSHGNRIALVDGDHNIRKLYDATDPMQVKVEDIVKDLKSLVQ, from the coding sequence ATGTCGAATTTGCTTCAGAAATATAAATGGACCTGGCTTATTCTAGCTGTCTGTCTAATTGCGGCAGGGGCTTTATTGTTCAGTACTCTAGGTATTGGAAAAAGCAAGCTGCCGGTGATGGGGCAGGTAGCCGACTTCCAGATGGAGAATGTGGACGGATCGACGGTGACGCTGGATGATACGAAGGGTAAGGTGAGGCTGATGTATTTTTACTTCACCAGCTGCCCGGACGTATGTCCCCCAACCACCATGGTGTTATCTCAGGTTCAGAATGAGCTGAAGAAGGAGGAGGGCTTGTTTGGAGAGAAAGCTGCAATTCTGTCCTTCTCCTTCGATCCCGAGACCGATACCCCCGAAAAAATCAAAGCCTTCGGTGATCAGTTCTTCGCTGATTACAGTGGCTGGTATTTCCTGCGCGGCGACCAGGAGGAAACGCGGGATCTGATGCAGGGCTCGTTCAAAATACCGTTAATCGGGAACGAAACGAGTAATTTTTCTCATGGTAACCGCATTGCTCTGGTCGATGGAGATCACAATATCCGCAAGCTGTACGACGCCACTGATCCTATGCAGGTCAAGGTGGAGGACATCGTTAAGGATCTCAAGAGCCTCGTTCAATAA
- a CDS encoding M3 family oligoendopeptidase, with protein MKHPLRQTWDLDTIFPGGSASSEFEAFIQGLEQDIKLLQEQVKSASIPQTLEEAAGLEGIVELLEQCTAKGSEARSFVSCLSAQDQSDKKANQLSGRITGLLASFQSAAVQFSTLLRDIDDTLFHDWMAKDNMAPLSFTLSESRSRAREKMSPELESLALSLSVDGYHGWGDFYNTIVSHIQIPFEENGELRKLSAGQAANKLSHPDKEVRREVFQKWEEAWSASEDYCADTLNHLSGFRLKLYEARGWDQVLKEPLAVNRMSQETLDAMWSVVQSTKPLLVEFLNRKAQLLGMDQLSWEDVDAPLQTSEVKISYDDAAESIVRQFRAFSPRMADFAQMAFDKNWIEVEDRPGKRPGGFCTSLKNSNQTRIFMTYSGTASNVSTLAHELGHAYHQHLMTELPVLNQSYAMNVAETASTFAEMIVSDAQVKGAQQEEERLALLEEKINRSVAFFMNIHARFLFETTFYEQRKQGILTASEISNLMEQAQKEAYLNALSGYHPHFWASKLHFYITGVPFYNFPYTFGYMFSAGLYALALEQGEAFAERYDALLQDTGILPVEELAQKHLGVDLTRPDFWQKAASSCEQDIRQFLQMTQNMV; from the coding sequence ATGAAGCATCCGTTGCGCCAGACATGGGATCTGGATACGATATTTCCGGGAGGCTCAGCCTCCAGTGAGTTTGAAGCCTTTATCCAAGGGCTGGAGCAGGATATCAAGCTGCTTCAGGAGCAAGTGAAGTCGGCATCCATACCACAGACACTGGAGGAAGCAGCCGGACTGGAGGGCATTGTGGAGCTGCTGGAGCAGTGCACGGCCAAGGGCAGTGAAGCCCGCTCTTTTGTCAGCTGCCTGTCTGCACAGGATCAAAGCGATAAGAAGGCCAACCAGTTATCGGGCCGAATCACGGGTCTTCTTGCTTCCTTTCAGAGTGCTGCAGTACAGTTCAGTACTTTACTGCGTGATATTGACGATACCTTGTTTCATGACTGGATGGCTAAGGATAACATGGCACCGCTCTCTTTTACCTTAAGTGAAAGCCGCAGCCGGGCCCGGGAGAAGATGAGTCCTGAGCTGGAAAGCCTAGCTCTGTCTTTGTCTGTAGACGGCTATCACGGATGGGGAGATTTCTATAACACCATTGTGAGCCATATCCAGATTCCTTTTGAAGAGAATGGTGAACTGCGTAAGCTCTCCGCAGGCCAGGCTGCCAATAAGCTGAGCCATCCCGACAAGGAGGTTCGCAGGGAAGTATTCCAGAAATGGGAAGAGGCCTGGAGTGCCTCGGAAGACTATTGTGCTGATACATTAAACCATCTGTCCGGGTTCCGACTCAAGCTGTATGAGGCCCGCGGCTGGGACCAGGTGCTGAAGGAGCCTTTGGCAGTTAACCGGATGTCGCAGGAGACGCTGGATGCGATGTGGTCCGTCGTGCAAAGCACGAAACCGCTGCTGGTGGAGTTTCTGAACCGCAAGGCCCAGCTGCTCGGTATGGACCAGCTCTCCTGGGAGGATGTAGATGCACCGCTGCAAACCTCGGAAGTCAAGATCAGCTACGATGATGCTGCGGAAAGCATCGTCCGCCAGTTCCGTGCCTTTAGCCCGAGAATGGCGGATTTTGCCCAGATGGCCTTTGATAAGAACTGGATTGAGGTGGAGGATCGCCCTGGAAAGCGCCCTGGAGGCTTCTGCACCTCACTGAAGAACAGTAATCAGACGCGGATTTTTATGACCTACAGCGGCACGGCCTCCAATGTATCTACCTTGGCTCATGAGCTGGGGCATGCGTATCATCAGCATTTGATGACCGAGCTTCCAGTACTGAACCAGAGCTATGCCATGAATGTGGCTGAGACGGCCTCGACCTTTGCGGAGATGATTGTGTCCGATGCCCAGGTCAAAGGAGCTCAGCAGGAGGAGGAGCGTTTGGCGCTCTTAGAAGAAAAAATTAACCGCAGCGTGGCATTTTTTATGAACATTCATGCCCGGTTCTTGTTTGAAACCACGTTTTATGAGCAGCGCAAGCAGGGCATCCTGACGGCGTCCGAGATCAGCAATCTCATGGAGCAGGCTCAGAAAGAAGCTTACCTGAATGCATTGTCCGGCTATCATCCGCATTTCTGGGCCTCCAAGCTGCACTTCTATATTACAGGCGTGCCGTTCTACAACTTCCCGTATACATTTGGGTATATGTTCAGCGCCGGCTTGTACGCACTTGCTTTGGAGCAGGGCGAAGCTTTTGCTGAACGATATGATGCATTGCTGCAGGATACCGGCATACTGCCTGTGGAGGAGCTGGCGCAAAAGCATCTGGGCGTAGATCTTACACGTCCGGATTTCTGGCAAAAAGCAGCTTCATCTTGCGAGCAGGATATTCGTCAATTTCTGCAAATGACTCAGAATATGGTGTAG
- a CDS encoding aldose 1-epimerase encodes MNQVTKGQWNDYDTYTLNSGSLEVTILPRLGNNVIGINDLHEERQIIRRPDESELAFYLQKPYHFGMPLLIPPGRISKGRFQYAGQDYQFDQNTVNDNHIHGLHRTQAWCVSDIEEDEEGCSVTTELHTSDDPHWLQQLPEPLKLQMVFHLQGTTLQQRLRVSNLGTSPVPFGMGYHTWFLLDGSPQNWQLRLPVDHICELDEEQVPTGGTVPLHELAELQHGMSLAGSNLDTIFKLQENQPAEAVLTRNDGYTLHYSGDSSLFKHWVLYTKGEAQDFLCIEPYTWLPNAPNLPLSKEETGLIELLPGSSVELVTTLQIRRPESSS; translated from the coding sequence ATGAATCAGGTGACCAAGGGTCAGTGGAATGATTATGATACCTATACTCTTAACAGCGGCAGTCTCGAGGTTACAATTCTGCCCAGACTCGGAAACAATGTGATCGGAATCAATGACCTGCACGAAGAGCGCCAGATTATTCGCAGACCTGACGAAAGCGAGCTGGCATTTTATCTGCAAAAACCTTACCATTTCGGCATGCCCCTGCTGATTCCGCCCGGAAGAATATCCAAAGGACGCTTCCAATATGCCGGGCAGGATTATCAGTTTGATCAGAATACAGTCAACGATAATCATATACATGGCCTGCACCGGACTCAGGCCTGGTGCGTCAGTGATATTGAGGAAGACGAGGAAGGCTGCTCCGTGACAACAGAGCTTCATACCAGCGATGACCCTCATTGGCTGCAGCAGCTCCCGGAGCCCCTGAAGCTGCAAATGGTGTTTCATCTTCAAGGAACGACGCTGCAGCAGCGGCTACGCGTGAGCAATCTGGGAACTTCACCGGTTCCTTTCGGAATGGGATATCATACGTGGTTTCTGCTGGACGGAAGCCCCCAGAACTGGCAGCTAAGGCTTCCGGTAGATCATATTTGCGAGCTGGATGAAGAGCAGGTTCCCACCGGCGGCACCGTCCCCCTTCATGAGCTTGCCGAGTTACAACATGGAATGAGCCTTGCCGGCTCGAATCTGGATACGATATTCAAGCTTCAGGAGAATCAGCCTGCTGAAGCTGTTCTTACCCGAAATGACGGGTATACGCTTCACTACTCTGGAGATTCGTCCTTATTCAAGCACTGGGTGCTGTATACGAAGGGCGAAGCGCAGGACTTCTTATGTATAGAGCCCTATACGTGGCTGCCTAATGCACCGAACCTGCCACTGAGCAAGGAAGAGACAGGCCTGATTGAGCTTCTTCCCGGCTCTTCGGTAGAGCTCGTAACCACGCTTCAGATCCGCCGCCCGGAATCCTCTTCATAG
- a CDS encoding alpha/beta-type small acid-soluble spore protein, with product MAQRGSRSNNLVVPQASAALQQLKMEAAQELGVTIPQDGYMGHYTSRETGSLGGYITKRLVQLAEQSLSGRSSQ from the coding sequence ATGGCACAAAGAGGATCCCGCAGTAATAATCTGGTTGTTCCCCAAGCGAGCGCAGCCTTGCAGCAGCTGAAGATGGAGGCCGCGCAAGAGCTGGGCGTCACAATTCCACAAGACGGCTACATGGGTCATTACACATCCCGTGAGACTGGTTCTTTGGGAGGATATATCACCAAGCGCCTCGTCCAATTGGCAGAGCAATCGCTTTCCGGACGCAGCAGTCAGTAA
- a CDS encoding globin domain-containing protein, whose translation MDPSLSLYDQLGGAEGVRALVEAFYPRVQQNAVLAPLFPEDIEPVMEKQYMFLSQFFGGPALFSEAFGHPMMRARHMKFTITDGHADEWLHCMAHALRDVGIQEPLASFVLDRLSGPARHFVNSY comes from the coding sequence ATGGATCCAAGTCTTAGTCTGTATGACCAGCTGGGAGGAGCAGAGGGAGTTCGTGCTTTAGTGGAGGCATTCTATCCTAGAGTACAGCAGAATGCCGTGCTGGCGCCTCTGTTTCCTGAAGATATCGAGCCGGTTATGGAGAAGCAATATATGTTTCTGAGCCAATTCTTTGGCGGGCCCGCTTTGTTCTCGGAAGCCTTTGGCCATCCTATGATGCGAGCAAGGCATATGAAGTTTACCATCACGGATGGACATGCTGATGAATGGCTGCATTGCATGGCTCATGCCCTGCGGGATGTAGGTATTCAAGAACCGCTGGCCAGCTTCGTGCTGGACCGGCTGTCCGGGCCTGCCCGGCATTTTGTGAACAGCTATTAA
- a CDS encoding toprim domain-containing protein, whose product MPIFIIVEGKNDRSRLRRLLTPEIEIVCTFGTLNTTRLETLHKQIRHEDVYLFMDNDSSGKKIRGILRDSFPDAEHIYTRRGYAGVEGTPDEYLVAQLEKAGLEEYIVYPPEMLPGNSWDSQHDSH is encoded by the coding sequence TTGCCGATTTTCATTATTGTAGAGGGGAAGAACGACCGGAGCCGGCTTCGCCGCCTTCTGACACCGGAGATTGAAATTGTATGCACCTTTGGCACCCTGAATACAACCAGGCTTGAAACCCTTCACAAGCAAATTCGTCATGAGGACGTATACCTGTTTATGGATAATGACAGCTCCGGCAAAAAAATTCGCGGCATACTTAGGGATTCCTTCCCCGATGCTGAGCATATTTATACCCGCAGAGGTTATGCCGGTGTAGAGGGGACTCCCGATGAGTACCTGGTTGCCCAGCTGGAGAAGGCGGGTCTTGAAGAGTATATTGTATATCCTCCCGAGATGCTGCCCGGTAATTCGTGGGACAGCCAGCATGATTCCCATTAA
- a CDS encoding sporulation protein YjcZ gives MSHVNKAAAYCGGVGTSVGMILVLYILLVIILSGLFY, from the coding sequence ATGAGTCACGTCAACAAAGCAGCTGCTTATTGCGGCGGTGTCGGTACTTCTGTCGGCATGATCCTGGTGCTCTACATCCTCTTGGTCATCATCTTGAGCGGTCTGTTCTACTAA
- a CDS encoding YycC family protein — MRPLQISAETALALSKKLGIPLENLMHMPQHILMQKIAELSQSDNEADQESPENKDGKES, encoded by the coding sequence ATGAGACCCTTACAAATATCCGCCGAAACGGCGCTAGCTTTATCGAAAAAGCTCGGGATTCCGCTCGAGAACCTGATGCATATGCCCCAGCATATCCTCATGCAAAAAATCGCCGAGCTCTCCCAATCCGACAATGAGGCGGATCAAGAAAGCCCGGAGAACAAGGACGGGAAGGAATCATGA
- a CDS encoding small, acid-soluble spore protein, alpha/beta type translates to MGQNGQGRRNRSSNNLVVPQANAGLQQMKYEAAQELGVSIPQDGYMGHYTSRETGSLGGYITKRLVQMAEQQLSGRSNS, encoded by the coding sequence ATGGGTCAAAACGGACAAGGTCGCCGTAACAGAAGCTCGAACAACCTGGTTGTTCCTCAAGCTAATGCGGGTCTGCAGCAAATGAAATATGAGGCTGCACAAGAACTGGGCGTAAGTATTCCTCAAGACGGTTACATGGGTCATTACACTTCCCGTGAAACCGGTTCTTTGGGAGGATACATCACAAAGCGTCTGGTACAAATGGCAGAGCAGCAATTGTCGGGTCGTTCTAACTCGTAA
- a CDS encoding DUF2225 domain-containing protein, with product MAMEPLYKIKVACPYCEHEFETSRVRPSLKKAYRSDSDFCGYYKNENPDFYVVRVCPSCGFAFTEHSVTSLNDAQRAAFHDQVGRRWNTRDFGGARRLEEALETYKLALLCAQAIREKDRIVASLLQHIAWLYRYQNDAEQEQRFLEYSLEAYVRCYEYEGFTGNDARLLYLIGELNRRVGRYREAVQWFSRVVQDQKITDAAMIRASREQWALLREQMMAEGTQRETDAPASS from the coding sequence ATGGCAATGGAGCCGCTGTATAAAATTAAAGTAGCATGTCCTTATTGTGAGCATGAGTTTGAGACCTCTAGGGTTCGGCCCAGCCTGAAGAAGGCGTACCGGAGTGATTCAGATTTCTGCGGTTATTACAAAAATGAGAATCCGGACTTCTACGTCGTCCGGGTATGCCCCTCCTGCGGATTCGCCTTTACCGAGCATTCTGTGACCAGTCTGAATGACGCGCAGCGAGCCGCATTTCATGATCAGGTCGGAAGGCGCTGGAATACGCGGGACTTCGGCGGGGCGCGGAGGCTGGAGGAAGCGCTGGAAACGTACAAGCTGGCTCTGCTGTGTGCCCAGGCCATCCGAGAAAAGGACAGGATTGTGGCGAGCCTGCTGCAGCATATTGCCTGGCTGTACCGGTATCAAAATGATGCGGAGCAGGAGCAGCGCTTCCTGGAGTACAGTCTGGAGGCGTATGTTCGCTGCTATGAATATGAAGGCTTTACTGGAAATGATGCGCGGCTGCTATATCTGATCGGAGAGCTTAACCGCAGGGTCGGCCGATACCGGGAAGCCGTGCAATGGTTCTCCAGAGTCGTACAGGATCAGAAAATTACCGATGCCGCGATGATCCGCGCCTCCAGAGAACAATGGGCTCTGCTCCGGGAGCAGATGATGGCCGAGGGGACACAGCGGGAGACGGATGCTCCGGCTTCGTCTTAA